TATATTCTAAGATACCCAGCtcaatttatatatgatttatctaaAGAAGACAAGGTTTTTGTCAGAATTATTAAAAACTTAATACTGAAGCTTTTGTTACTTGCATTCCCAAACAGTGTtccaaattatttttatcttgggGATGTAGGCCACTAATTTGCCAGCAGAGTGAAAACACAGGGGTGCAGGTCCTCGGAGATTTTAACATTTAGGGTACTGTCCTGTTAAATTTCAGGGGTGGTCTACAGATTTTCCACTTGAATTAACAATAAAGAAAGATATTGCCAACTGGAAGAACCCTGGTGTGGTGTTGCAGTCCCTTATTTACTTACCTTAATCATTTGTCTAATAAATTCATTCTGCTCCTTCAGTTCCTTCAGTGCTTGTCTAAGTACTTGGACAGCTGGaactttatttgtttgtatacgaACATGTATTTTGCGTTCCATTGGATGAGGAACTGTATATCCACAGAATGAGACAGCTGGGCTGTAAAGTAATAAAGGATACATAAGAAAATACTTATTAAATAATAtggcattatcatttatcaaaaacaagtaaaaggattataattcataaatatgaaacaaaataGTGTATTATGAAAGACTCCATAAATAATTCTTACTTTTGTATGATTATGTGTTTCAATGCATTTCCTAATGTGTGGTCTTCTTCATTGATTACAAAAGTACGGCAATATTCATCTTGCCCTGGCCCCACCAACTGTANNNNNNNNNNNNNNNNNNNNNNNNNNNNNNNNNNTGAGAGAAAATCTTTAATTTTCAAATAATCAGAAAATGGATGTGAATTTTTTTTAGGACTGCTATAGGAGACtctaagaatgatgaaaaattaaatatattagaaCATCAAGTGATAATATTAGTAGAGTATACAAATACTGGcacttttttattagttttcagGCAAATTCTGAACCACATTTGCTTCTTATAACCCAACAAAAATTAGTAATTGTATTGTCACTTTTGTTGGCATGAGGTATTACTGGAAAATGAGAAGGCTACATAAAGTGGTATTAACGTATTCCTGCCAATGTTTAGGGGGCTCCTCACCCTGTCTAGAATATAAAATCTTATTGCATGAGTTACTGTGAATGTTTTTAGATGTTTATATTGTGTATCTATAAgtctgattattttttatatatttggttagGTGCCAATAGAAGTTCAATATTAAATTCAATAGGTTTTAAGATGCAGACATGTTCTAATAAATTTTGGATACANNNNNNNNNNNNNNNNNNNNNNNNNNNNNNNNNNNNNNNNNNNNNNNNNNNNNNNNNNNNNNNNNNNNNNNNNNNNNNNNNNNNNNNNNNNNNNNNNNNNNNNNNNNNNNNNNNNNNNNNNNNNNNNNNNNNNNNNNNNNNNNNNNNNNNNNNTCNNNNNNNNNNNNNNNNNNNNNNNNNNNNNNNNNNNNNNNNNNNNNNNNNNNNNNNNNNNNNNNNNNNNNNNNNNNNNNNNNNNNNNNNNNNNNNNNNNNNNNNNNNNNNNNNNNNNNNNNNNNNNNNNNNNNNNNNNNNNNNNNNNNNNNNNNNNNNNNNNNNNNNNNNNNNNNNNNNNNNNNNNNNNNNNNNNNNcttctttctttctttcagcatGCACAAGCCACACCAATCATGTGCAACCTGGagtgtatatttaaattttgacgTTAATTTAATACTTACCCATTCTAATTTATTTTTCGAGTCACCTTCATTAGCATTTGGCACACGAAATCCATCGGGACCAACGGGCATGGTGTCAGGCAATGAGAAATATGCAAGGTCTGGGTGAAAAGTCCAATTCGCTACCTTTAGCGATTGTTGTTTCTGCCGTTGTTTACAtctgagaaaaatgaagaggctTCGTTTAATCGTGTTNNNNNNNNNNNNNNNNNNNNNNNNNNNNNNNNNNCACAAGATACCTTGCATAAAATAGTAAATTACAATAATTCTAAAATATCTAAGCAGTTTGCATAAACATTTATAATCATTCAAACGTTTACTATAAGAAGCTTCATCGTTATGTAACCgggaagtaaagtaaaataaccaCACGTGGGTTTGTTTACACATTGTATAGGGACAATAATGTTATCGTACTTCATAACTATGTGTATCTTTTGGTTATTTAAATGAAAGttacagtttttttaaaatatacttaaaaatataatttctttttctagATTTTTACCATTTGCAAtacaaaattgtgataataatttataacatccTGTTGCTGCNNNNNNNNNNNNNNNNNNNNNNNNNNNNNNNNNNNNNNNNNNNNNNNNNNNNNNNNNNNNNNNNNNNNNNNNNNNNNNNNNNNNNNNNNNNNNNNNNNNNNNNNNNNNNNNNNNNNNNNNNNNNNNNNNNNNNNNNNNNNNNNNNNNNNNNNNNNNNNNNNNNNNNNNNNNNNNNNNNNNNNNNNNNNNNNNNNNNNNNNNNNNNNNNNNNNNNNNNNNNNNNNNNNNNNNNNNNNNNNNNNNNNNNNNNNNNNNNNNNNNNNNNNNNNNNNNNNNNNNNNNNNNNNNNNNNNNNNNNNNNNNNNNNNNNNNNNNNNNNNNNNNNNNNNNNNNNNNNNNNNNNNNNNNNNNNNNNNNNNNNNNNNNNNNNNNNNNNNNNNNNNNNNNNNNNNNNNNNNNNNNNNNNNNNNNNNNNNNNNNNNNNNNNNNNNNNNNNNNNNNNNNNNNNNNNNNNNNNNNNNNNNNNNNNNNNNNNNNNNNNNNNNNNNNNNNNNNNNNNNNNNNNNNNNNNNNNNNNNNNNNNNNNNNNNNNNNNNNNNNNNNNNNNNNNNNNNNNNNNNNNNNNNNNNNNNNNNNNNNNNNNNNNNNNNNNNNNNNNNNNNNNNNNNNNNNNNNNNNNNNNNNNNNNNNNNNNNNNNNNNNNNNNNNNNNNNNNNNNNNNNNNNNNNNNNNNNNNNNNNNNNNNNNNNNNNNNNNNNNNNNNNNNNNNNNNNNNNNNNNNNNNNNNNNNNNNNNNNNNNNNNNNNNNNNNNNNNNNNNNNNNNNNNNNNNNNNNNNNNNNNNNNNNNNNNNNNNNNNNNNNNNNNNNNNNNNNNNNNNNNNNNNNNNNNNNNNNNNNNNNNNNNNNNNNNNNNNNNNNNNNNNNNNNNNNNNNNNNNNNNNNNNNNNNNNNNNNNNNNNNNNNNNNNNNNNNNNNNNNNNNNNNNNNNNNNNNNNNNNNNNNNNNNNNNNNNNNNNNNNNNNNNNNNNNNNNNNNNNNNNNNNNNNNNNNNNNNNNNNNNNNNNNNNNNNNNNNNNNNNNNNNNNNNNNNNNNNNNNNNNNNNNNNNNNNNNNNNNNNNNNNNNNNNNNNNNNNNNNNNNNNNNNNNNNNNNNNNNNNNNNNNNNNNNNNNNNNNNNNNNNNNNNNNNNNNNNNNNNNNNNNNNNNNNNNNNNNNNNNNNNNNNNNNNNNNNNNNNNNNNNNNNNNNNNNNNNNNNNNNNNNNNNNNNNNNNNNNNNNNNNNNNNNNNNNNNNNNNNNNNNNNNNNNNNNNNNNNNNNNNNNNNNNNNNNNNNNNNNNNNNNNNNNNNNNNNNNNNNNNNNNNNNNNNNNNNNNNNNNNNNNNNNNNNNNNNNNNNNNNNNNNNNNNNNNNNNNNNNNNNNNNNNNNNNNNNNNNNNNNNNNNNNNNNNNNNNNNNNNNNNNNNNNNNNNNNNNNNNNNNNNNNNNNNNNNNNNNNNNNNNNNNNNNNNNNNNNNNNNNNNNNNNNNNNNNNNNNNNNNNNNNNNNNNNNNNNNNNNNNNNNNNNNNNNNNNNNNNNNNNNNNNNNNNNNNNNNNNNNNNNNNNNNNNNNNNNNNNNNNNNNNNNNNNNNNNNNNNNNNNNNNNNNNNNNNNNNNNNNNNNNNNNNNNNNNNNNNNNNNNNNNNNNNNNNNNNNNNNNNNNNNNNNNNNNNNNNNNNNNNNNNNNNNNNNNNNNNNNNNNNNNNNNNNNNNNNNNNNNNNNNNNNNNNNNNNNNNNNNNNNNNNNNNNNNNNNNNNNNNNNNNNNNNNNNNNNNNNNNNNNNNNNNNNNNNNNNNNNNNNNNNNNNNNNNNNNNNNNNNNNNNGTGAGANNNNNNNNNNNNNNNNNNNNNNNNNNNNNNNNNNNNNNNNNNNNNNNNNNNNNNNNNNNNNNNNNNNNNNNNNNNNNNNNNNNNNNNNNNNNNNNNNNNNGGCCTAAACCGGAAAAAGAGCATCCAAGAAGGTTGTTGGTCCTGATAACATCAGGCCACACTTTCTAAAAAACTGTGTAATTGAATTTGCAGCTCCACTTGTAATGAATTTCAAATGCTGCCTGAGAGAAAAGACTTGGCCAAGGATCTGGAATCTGTATGCATAAGtcccatacacaaaaatatagcaagttagatttttaaaaatacagacCCATCTCCCTGCTTTCCAGCCTAAGCAAAGTATTTGAAAGAATTATAGCTgatcatatgatttttttaagaATCACTTTATCACAGATTAACTGTTCAGAAAGAAGAGATCATCACTAAGACACCACTGTGCCCTTGATATCTTATTCAACAAGGTCTGACATGGTGGTCCCCCCCCAATAACTTCTGTAGGTATCTCAGATGACCTACACCTACTACTACAGAACTGTCTCTAGGACAAAACCCTCTATGCTGCTCTAAATGGTTAGCAATCAAGAGAATTCCCTGTACGTGCACCAGTGCCACTAGAATAACTAAAATGCAGTGATAAAGAtagtggtatttatatattatgtcagATCAATTTCATAGATTCAGTGTGCATTCCCTCTAAAAAATAACATTCACACAATATCACCTGCTGGAGAAATATCAGCAGTAAGCAAAACCAGTGATTATGCTACCAGTTTACATGtaatatttttgaatatgtaATGCCTAGGACAAATATACcaccaaaatatttttccttaatttattcCTGAAGCTAGTACNNNNNNNNNNNNNNNNNNNNNNNNNNNNNNNNNNNNNNNNNNNNNNNNNNNNNNNNNNNNNNNNNNNNNNNNNNNNNNNNNNNNNNNNNNNNNNNNNNNNNNNNNNNNNNNNNNNNNNNNNNNNNNNNNNNNNNNNNNNNNNNNNNNNNNNNNNNNNNNNNNNNNNNNNNNNNNNNNNNNNNNNNNNNNNNNNNNNNNNNNNNNNNNNNNNNNNNNNNNNNNNNNNNNNNNNNNNNNNNNNNNNNNNNNNNNNNNNNNNNNNNNNNNNNNNNNNNNNNNNNNNNNNNNNNNNNNNNNNNNNNNNNNNNNNNNNNNNNNNNNNNNNNNNNNNNNNNNNNNNNNNNNNNNNNNNNNNNNNNNNNNNNNNNNNNNNNNNNNNNNNNNNNNNNNNNNNNNNNNNNNNNNNNNNNNNNNNNNNNNNNNNNNNNNNNNNNNNNNNNNNNNNNNNNNNNNNNNNNNNNNNNNNNNNNNNNNNNNNNNNNNNNNNNNNNNNNNNNNNNNNNNNNNNNNNNNNNNNNNNNNNNNNNNNNNNNNNNNNNNNNNNNNNNNNNNNNNNNNNNNNNNNNNNNNNNNNNNNNNNNNNNNNNNNNNNNNNNNNNNNNNNNNNNNNNNNNNNNNNNNNNNNNNNNNNNNNNNNNNNNNNNNNNNNNNNNNNNNNNNNNNNNNNNNNNNNNNNNNNNNNNNNNNNNNNNNNNNNNNNNNNNNNNNNNNNNNNNNNNNNNNNNNNNNNNNNNNNNNNNNNNNNNNNNNNNNNNNNNNNNNNNNNNNNNNNNNNNNNNNNNNNNNNNNNNNNNNNNNNNNNNNNNNNNNNNNNNNNNNNNNNNNNNNNNNNNNNNNNNNNNNNNNNNNNNNNNNNNNNNNNNNNNNNNNNNNNNNNNNNNNNNNNNNNNNNNNNNNNNNNNNNNNNNNNNNNNNNNNNNNNNNNNNNNNNNNNNNNNNNNNNNNNNNNNNNNNNNNNNNNNNNNNNNNNNNNNNNNNNNNNNNNNNNNNNNNNNNNNNNNNNNNNNNNNNNNNNNNNNNNNNNNNNNNNNNNNNNNNNNNNNNNNNNNNNNNNNNNNNNNNNNNNNNNNNNNNNNNNNNNNNNNNNNNNNNNNNNNNNNNNNNNNNNNNNNNNNNNNNNNNNNNNNNNNNNNNNNNNNNNNNNNNNNNNNNNNNNNNNNNNNNNNNNNNNNNNNNNNNNNNNNNNNNNNNNNNNNNNNNNNNNNNNNNNNNNNNNNNNNNNNNNNNNNNNNNNNNNNNNNNNNNNNNNNNNNNNNNNNNNNNNNNNNNNNNNNNNNNNNNNNNNNNNNNNNNNNNNNNNNNNNNNNNNNNNNNNNNNNNNNNNNNNNNNNNNNNNNNNNNNNNNNNNNNNNNNNNNNNNNNNNNNNNNNNNNNNNNNNNNNNNNNNNNNNNNNNNNNNNNNNNNNNNNNNNNNNNNNNNNNNNNNNNNNNNNNNNNNNNNNNNNNNNNNNNNNNNNNNNNNNNNNNNNNNNNNNNNNNNNNNNNNNNNNNNNNNNNNNNNNNNNNNNNNNNNNNNNNNNNNNNNNNNNNNNN
This genomic interval from Penaeus monodon isolate SGIC_2016 chromosome 22, NSTDA_Pmon_1, whole genome shotgun sequence contains the following:
- the LOC119587029 gene encoding DNA-directed RNA polymerases I and III subunit RPAC2-like, whose product is MPVGPDGFRVPNANEGDSKNKLEWLVGPGQDEYCRTFVINEEDHTLGNALKHIIIQNPAVSFCGYTVPHPMERKIHVRIQTNKVPAVQVLRQALKELKEQNEFIRQMIKDEVKRYQEAHPEEENME